A DNA window from Pseudomonas sp. B21-056 contains the following coding sequences:
- a CDS encoding heavy metal translocating P-type ATPase: MNTPLPCYHCALPVPPGSRFTAVVLGETRELCCPGCQAVAEAIVAGGLESYYQHRSEASANPETLPVQLTDELALYDRPDVQQSFVRHEGELAETTLLMEGISCAACGWLIEKQLRSLPAVAEARLNLSNHRLQVRWADAELPLSTLLAELRQIGYVAHPYQADQASEQLAAQNRLALRQLGVAGLLWFQAMMATMATWPEFNIDLSPEMHTILRWVALFLTTPIVFYSCAPFFKGAMRDLRTRNLTMDVSVSLAIGSAYVAGIWTSISGVGELYFDAVGMFALFLLAGRYLERRARERTAAATAQLVNLLPASCLRLEANGQSERILLSELRTGDRVLVHPGSVLPADGRILDGQSSIDESLLTGEYLPQPRQAGDAVTAGTLNVEGALTVEVQALGQDTRLSAIVRLLERAQAEKPRLAEIADRAAQWFLLFSLVAAAAIGLLWWQLDASRAFWIVLSMLVATCPCALSLATPTALTAATGTLHKLGLLLTRGHVLEGLNQIDTVIFDKTGTLTEGRLALRAIRPLASLDSDQCLALAAALENRSEHPIARAFGRAPLAAEQVQSTPGLGLEGQVGEQRLRIGQPGFVCELSRTAALQMPDEAGQWLLLGDASGPLAWFVLDDRLRADAPALLAACKARGWRTLLLSGDSSPMVASVAAELDIDEARGGLRPDDKLAVLQQLHQQGRKVLMLGDGVNDVPVLAAADISVAMGSATDLAKTSADAVLLSNRLDALVHAFNLARRTRRVIIENLVWAALYNGLMLPFAALGWITPAWAAVGMSISSLTVVLNALRLTRQPKVQVFDTAPDTRLLPA, encoded by the coding sequence ATGAATACGCCCCTGCCCTGCTACCACTGCGCCCTGCCCGTCCCCCCCGGCAGTCGCTTCACCGCCGTTGTCCTCGGTGAAACCCGCGAGCTGTGCTGCCCGGGTTGCCAGGCGGTGGCCGAGGCCATTGTTGCCGGCGGGCTGGAGAGTTATTACCAGCATCGCAGCGAAGCATCGGCCAACCCTGAAACCCTGCCCGTCCAATTGACCGATGAACTGGCGTTGTACGATCGTCCCGACGTGCAGCAATCGTTCGTGCGCCACGAAGGTGAACTGGCCGAAACCACCCTGCTGATGGAAGGCATCAGTTGCGCCGCCTGCGGCTGGTTGATCGAAAAACAGTTGCGCAGTCTGCCGGCCGTGGCCGAAGCACGGTTGAACCTGTCCAATCATCGCTTGCAGGTGCGTTGGGCCGACGCGGAACTGCCGCTGAGTACCCTGCTCGCCGAATTGCGCCAGATCGGCTACGTCGCCCACCCGTACCAGGCCGACCAGGCCAGCGAGCAACTGGCCGCGCAAAACCGCCTGGCCCTGCGCCAGCTCGGCGTGGCCGGGCTGCTGTGGTTCCAGGCCATGATGGCGACCATGGCGACCTGGCCGGAATTCAACATCGACCTGAGCCCGGAGATGCACACCATCCTGCGCTGGGTTGCGCTGTTTCTCACCACGCCCATCGTGTTCTACAGCTGCGCACCCTTCTTCAAAGGCGCGATGCGCGACCTGCGCACCCGCAACCTGACCATGGATGTCTCGGTGTCCCTGGCGATCGGCAGCGCCTATGTCGCCGGGATCTGGACCTCCATCTCCGGCGTGGGCGAGCTGTATTTCGACGCCGTGGGCATGTTCGCGCTGTTCCTGCTGGCCGGCCGCTACCTGGAGCGTCGGGCCAGGGAGCGCACCGCCGCCGCCACCGCGCAACTGGTCAATCTGTTGCCGGCCTCGTGCCTGCGCCTCGAAGCCAACGGCCAGAGCGAACGCATCCTGCTCAGCGAATTGCGTACAGGCGACCGGGTGCTGGTGCATCCAGGATCGGTCCTGCCGGCCGATGGCAGGATCCTCGACGGCCAGTCCAGCATCGACGAATCCCTGCTGACCGGCGAGTACCTGCCGCAGCCGCGCCAGGCGGGCGATGCGGTTACCGCGGGCACGTTGAACGTCGAAGGCGCCTTGACCGTCGAGGTGCAAGCGTTGGGACAGGACACCCGTCTGTCCGCCATCGTGCGACTGCTGGAGCGTGCCCAGGCCGAGAAGCCGCGACTGGCGGAAATCGCCGACCGTGCGGCCCAATGGTTCCTGCTGTTTTCCCTGGTCGCCGCTGCCGCCATCGGATTGCTGTGGTGGCAGCTGGATGCGTCCCGCGCCTTCTGGATTGTTCTGTCGATGCTGGTCGCCACCTGTCCTTGCGCGTTGTCCCTCGCCACGCCGACCGCCCTCACTGCCGCCACCGGCACCCTGCACAAACTCGGTCTGCTGCTGACCCGGGGGCATGTCCTGGAAGGCCTGAACCAGATCGATACGGTGATTTTCGACAAGACCGGCACCCTCACCGAAGGCCGCCTGGCCTTGCGCGCCATTCGCCCTCTGGCCAGCCTCGACAGCGACCAGTGCCTGGCGCTGGCCGCTGCCCTGGAAAACCGCTCCGAGCACCCCATCGCACGGGCCTTTGGCCGCGCACCGCTGGCCGCCGAACAGGTACAGAGCACTCCCGGACTGGGGCTGGAAGGCCAGGTGGGCGAACAGCGCCTGCGCATCGGCCAACCCGGTTTTGTCTGCGAACTGAGCCGCACGGCAGCGCTGCAAATGCCGGACGAAGCCGGCCAATGGCTGCTGCTGGGCGATGCCAGCGGGCCCTTGGCCTGGTTCGTCCTCGACGACCGTCTGCGCGCCGACGCCCCGGCCTTGCTGGCGGCCTGCAAGGCGCGCGGCTGGCGGACACTGCTGCTCTCGGGCGACAGTTCGCCGATGGTTGCCAGCGTCGCCGCCGAACTGGACATCGACGAGGCCCGGGGCGGTCTGCGTCCGGACGACAAACTGGCGGTACTGCAGCAGTTGCACCAGCAAGGCCGCAAGGTGCTGATGCTCGGCGACGGGGTCAACGATGTGCCGGTGCTGGCGGCAGCGGACATCAGCGTTGCCATGGGCTCGGCCACCGACCTGGCCAAGACCAGCGCCGACGCGGTGCTGCTGTCCAATCGTCTCGATGCCCTGGTCCACGCCTTCAACCTGGCCCGGCGCACCCGTCGGGTGATCATCGAGAACCTGGTGTGGGCGGCGCTGTACAATGGCCTCATGTTGCCGTTCGCCGCCCTCGGCTGGATTACCCCGGCGTGGGCCGCGGTCGGCATGTCCATCAGTTCGTTGACCGTGGTGTTGAATGCGCTGAGGCTGACCCGTCAGCCCAAGGTGCAGGTTTTCGACACCGCGCCCGATACCCGCCTGCTGCCGGCCTGA
- a CDS encoding FixH family protein yields MPAATATSPWYKHLWPWIIIGILTCSVTLSLTMVTIAVKNPDNLVNDNYYEAGKGINRSLERELLAQTLQLHANVQMDDVTGEVNLRLSGNSRPQTLELSLISPTQPEKDRKVVLTRNDSEPGRYVGQLTDKIEGRRFVELLGVENDKTWRLFEEEQVNHDQAILLGDEPLQGAEDLKK; encoded by the coding sequence ATGCCTGCAGCAACCGCCACCAGCCCTTGGTACAAGCACCTCTGGCCCTGGATCATCATCGGGATCCTGACCTGCTCGGTGACGTTGAGCCTGACGATGGTGACCATTGCGGTGAAGAACCCGGACAACCTGGTCAACGACAACTACTACGAAGCCGGCAAGGGCATCAACCGTTCGCTGGAGCGCGAACTGCTGGCCCAGACCCTGCAGTTGCATGCCAACGTGCAGATGGATGATGTCACTGGCGAGGTGAACCTGCGCCTGAGCGGCAACAGCCGCCCGCAGACTCTGGAACTGAGCCTGATCTCGCCGACCCAGCCGGAGAAGGACCGCAAGGTGGTCCTGACCCGCAATGACAGCGAACCGGGGCGCTATGTCGGCCAGTTGACGGACAAGATCGAAGGCCGGCGCTTTGTCGAATTGCTGGGGGTGGAAAACGACAAGACCTGGCGCCTGTTCGAAGAAGAGCAGGTCAACCACGACCAGGCCATCCTGCTCGGCGATGAGCCGCTGCAAGGTGCTGAAGACCTGAAGAAGTAG
- the ccoG gene encoding cytochrome c oxidase accessory protein CcoG, which yields MSNQIPVHDVTPPAKDANKSVDLYASREKIYTRAFTGLFRNLRMVGGAFLFLLYFGTVWLNWGGHQAVWWNLPERKFFIFGATFWPQDFILLSGLLIIAAFGLFFITVYAGRVWCGYTCPQSVWTWIFMWCEKVTEGDRNQRIKLDKAPMGVNKFLRKLTKHSLWLLIGFVTGMTFVGYFTPIRDLVFEFFTGEADGWSYFWVGFFTLATYGNAGWLREQVCIYMCPYARFQSVMFDKDTLIVSYDPRRGEGRGPRKKGIDYKALGLGDCIDCTMCVQVCPTGIDIRDGLQIECIGCAACIDACDNIMDKMDYPRGLISYTTEHNLSGQKTHKLRPRLIGYALVLLAMISLLVTAFFMRSLVGFDVSKDRVLFRENAEGRIENVYSLKIMNKDQRDHTYVLEATGLPDLKLQGRREIKVAAGDIFSQPVELSSAPDQLPSSTNEVTFILKDADDDSVHVEAKSRFIGPQIR from the coding sequence ATGAGCAACCAGATTCCGGTACATGACGTTACCCCGCCTGCCAAGGACGCCAACAAGAGCGTCGACCTGTACGCCTCTCGGGAAAAAATCTACACCCGTGCCTTCACCGGTCTGTTCCGCAATCTGCGGATGGTCGGCGGAGCCTTTTTGTTCCTGCTGTATTTCGGCACCGTCTGGCTGAACTGGGGCGGCCACCAGGCCGTCTGGTGGAACCTGCCGGAACGCAAATTCTTTATTTTCGGTGCAACCTTCTGGCCCCAGGACTTCATCCTGTTGTCCGGGCTGCTGATCATTGCCGCCTTCGGCCTGTTCTTCATCACGGTCTATGCCGGACGGGTATGGTGCGGCTATACCTGCCCGCAAAGCGTGTGGACCTGGATCTTCATGTGGTGCGAAAAAGTCACCGAAGGCGACCGCAACCAGCGCATCAAGCTGGACAAGGCGCCCATGGGGGTCAACAAGTTCCTGCGCAAACTCACCAAGCACAGCCTCTGGCTGCTGATCGGTTTTGTCACCGGCATGACCTTCGTCGGTTACTTCACGCCGATCCGCGATCTGGTGTTCGAGTTCTTCACCGGCGAGGCCGATGGCTGGTCGTATTTCTGGGTCGGTTTCTTCACCCTCGCCACTTATGGCAACGCCGGCTGGCTGCGCGAGCAGGTGTGCATCTACATGTGCCCTTATGCCCGCTTCCAGAGCGTGATGTTCGACAAGGACACACTGATCGTGTCCTACGACCCGCGTCGCGGCGAAGGCCGTGGCCCACGCAAGAAAGGCATCGACTACAAGGCCCTGGGCCTCGGCGATTGCATCGATTGCACCATGTGCGTCCAGGTCTGCCCCACCGGCATCGACATCCGCGATGGCCTGCAGATCGAGTGCATCGGCTGCGCCGCCTGCATCGACGCCTGCGACAACATCATGGACAAGATGGATTACCCGCGCGGGCTGATCAGCTACACCACCGAACACAACCTGTCTGGGCAGAAAACCCATAAACTGCGCCCGCGCCTGATCGGCTATGCCCTGGTACTGCTGGCGATGATCAGCCTGCTGGTGACGGCGTTCTTCATGCGTTCGCTGGTGGGTTTCGATGTCAGCAAGGACCGCGTGCTGTTCCGCGAAAACGCCGAAGGCCGGATCGAGAACGTCTACAGCCTGAAGATCATGAACAAGGACCAGCGCGATCATACGTACGTGCTGGAGGCCACCGGCCTGCCTGACCTGAAGCTGCAAGGCCGACGGGAAATCAAGGTCGCGGCCGGCGATATCTTCAGCCAGCCGGTGGAATTGTCCAGCGCACCGGATCAACTGCCGTCGAGCACCAACGAGGTGACCTTCATCCTCAAGGATGCCGATGACGACAGCGTCCATGTCGAAGCCAAGAGCCGGTTCATCGGCCCACAAATTCGTTGA
- a CDS encoding type II toxin-antitoxin system VapC family toxin, whose translation MFLLDTNVISELRKPQADKNVQAWARSVPAPSLYVSAITVLELETGVLRFERKDPAQGSRLRTWLDKHVLPAFAGRILAVDRAVALRCAHLHVPDRSNECDALIAATALVHGLTVVTRNVADFQGSGVALLNPWMN comes from the coding sequence ATGTTTCTACTCGATACCAATGTCATCTCGGAACTGCGCAAACCCCAGGCCGATAAAAACGTCCAGGCCTGGGCCCGGAGCGTGCCCGCCCCCAGCCTCTATGTCTCGGCAATTACCGTACTGGAACTGGAAACCGGTGTGTTGCGTTTCGAACGCAAGGACCCGGCGCAGGGCAGTCGCCTGCGTACCTGGCTGGATAAGCATGTCCTGCCCGCATTCGCCGGCAGGATCCTGGCAGTCGACCGCGCCGTGGCGCTGCGCTGCGCCCACCTGCATGTTCCTGATCGCAGCAATGAATGCGATGCACTGATCGCCGCCACCGCATTGGTTCACGGTTTGACCGTGGTCACGCGCAATGTGGCCGATTTCCAAGGCAGCGGCGTGGCATTGCTCAACCCCTGGATGAATTGA
- a CDS encoding type II toxin-antitoxin system Phd/YefM family antitoxin, with amino-acid sequence MSITTLSSREFNHDTSGAKKATREGPVIITDRGKPAHVLLSIEEYQKLTGVSASIVELLVMPDAPDIDFDTERAVITPRPVDLS; translated from the coding sequence ATGTCCATCACTACCCTTTCCAGTCGCGAATTCAATCACGACACAAGTGGTGCCAAAAAAGCCACCCGTGAAGGGCCGGTCATCATCACTGACCGTGGCAAGCCGGCCCATGTGCTGCTAAGCATTGAGGAGTACCAGAAACTGACTGGCGTCAGCGCCAGCATCGTCGAGTTGCTGGTCATGCCCGATGCGCCGGATATCGATTTCGACACCGAGCGTGCCGTCATCACTCCCCGTCCGGTGGACCTGTCCTGA
- the ccoP gene encoding cytochrome-c oxidase, cbb3-type subunit III: protein MTTFWSLYVTVLSLGTIFSLTWLLLSTRKGQRSESTEETVGHSFDGIEEYDNPLPKWWFMLFVGTIVFALGYLALYPGLGNWKGLLPGYNYLDTEKQTAFANGQTGWTGVHEWEKEMARSDAKFGPIFAKFASMPIEEVAKDPQALKMGGRLFASNCSVCHGSDAKGAYGFPNLTDVDWRWGGEPETIKTTIMGGRHAVMPGWAAVVGEQGVADVASYLVTSLHGRKLPEGAKADPANGQKLFAANCVACHGPAGKGTPAMGAPDLTHPAAFIYGSSFAQLQQTIRYGRQGQMPAQADLQGNDKVHLLAAYVYSLSHGEKAPAADAQ from the coding sequence ATGACAACGTTCTGGAGTCTGTACGTCACAGTCCTCAGCCTGGGAACGATCTTCTCCCTGACCTGGCTGCTGCTGTCGACCCGCAAGGGCCAGCGCAGCGAGTCCACCGAAGAGACGGTTGGCCATTCCTTCGACGGGATCGAGGAATACGACAACCCGCTGCCGAAATGGTGGTTCATGCTGTTCGTGGGCACCATCGTGTTCGCCCTCGGCTACCTGGCGCTCTACCCTGGCCTGGGCAACTGGAAAGGCCTGCTGCCAGGCTATAACTACCTGGACACCGAAAAGCAGACCGCCTTCGCCAACGGCCAGACCGGCTGGACCGGCGTGCATGAGTGGGAAAAGGAAATGGCCCGTTCGGATGCCAAGTTCGGCCCGATCTTCGCCAAGTTCGCCTCCATGCCGATCGAAGAAGTGGCCAAGGATCCACAAGCCTTGAAGATGGGTGGCCGCCTGTTCGCCTCCAACTGCTCGGTCTGCCACGGTTCCGACGCCAAGGGTGCCTATGGCTTCCCCAACCTGACCGACGTCGACTGGCGCTGGGGCGGTGAGCCGGAAACCATCAAGACCACCATCATGGGCGGTCGTCATGCGGTGATGCCGGGCTGGGCTGCGGTGGTCGGCGAGCAAGGTGTCGCCGACGTGGCGTCTTACCTGGTGACCAGCCTGCACGGTCGCAAACTGCCGGAAGGCGCCAAGGCCGACCCGGCCAATGGCCAGAAACTCTTCGCTGCCAACTGCGTGGCCTGCCACGGTCCGGCAGGCAAGGGGACTCCAGCCATGGGCGCACCCGACCTGACGCACCCGGCCGCGTTCATCTACGGCTCGAGCTTCGCGCAACTGCAGCAGACCATCCGCTACGGCCGCCAGGGCCAGATGCCGGCCCAGGCCGACCTGCAAGGCAACGACAAGGTCCACCTGCTGGCCGCCTATGTCTACAGCCTGTCCCACGGCGAAAAGGCTCCGGCCGCTGACGCCCAGTAA
- a CDS encoding CcoQ/FixQ family Cbb3-type cytochrome c oxidase assembly chaperone: MDIGMIRGLGTVVVMVAFIGLALWVFSPKRKSEFDDATLLPFADDPEAIKHVEQASRSNKE; the protein is encoded by the coding sequence ATGGATATCGGGATGATTCGCGGCCTGGGCACCGTCGTCGTGATGGTGGCTTTTATCGGCCTGGCCCTGTGGGTGTTCAGCCCCAAGCGCAAGTCGGAGTTTGACGACGCGACCTTGCTGCCGTTCGCGGATGATCCCGAAGCCATCAAGCACGTCGAGCAAGCTTCTAGGAGTAACAAAGAATGA
- the ccoO gene encoding cytochrome-c oxidase, cbb3-type subunit II yields MKHEAVEKNIGLLAFFMVIAVSIGGLTQIVPLFFQDVTNKPVEGMKPRTALELEGRDIYIANGCVGCHSQMIRPFRAETERYGHYSVAGESVWDHPFLWGSKRTGPDLARVGGRYSDDWHRAHLYNPRNVVPESKMPAYPFLVENKLDGKDTAKKMEVLRTLGVPYTDEDIAGARDAVKGKTEMDALVAYLQGLGTIIKSKR; encoded by the coding sequence ATGAAGCACGAAGCAGTAGAGAAGAATATCGGCCTGCTGGCCTTCTTCATGGTCATCGCTGTGAGCATCGGCGGCCTGACCCAGATCGTTCCGCTGTTCTTCCAGGACGTGACCAACAAGCCGGTCGAAGGCATGAAGCCACGTACCGCCCTTGAACTGGAAGGCCGCGACATCTACATCGCCAACGGCTGTGTCGGCTGCCACTCGCAGATGATCCGTCCGTTCCGCGCCGAGACCGAACGCTACGGCCACTACTCGGTCGCCGGTGAAAGCGTCTGGGACCACCCGTTCCTGTGGGGTTCCAAGCGTACCGGTCCGGACCTGGCCCGCGTTGGCGGTCGTTACTCCGATGACTGGCACCGTGCGCACTTGTACAACCCGCGCAACGTGGTGCCCGAGTCGAAAATGCCGGCCTACCCGTTCCTCGTGGAAAACAAGCTCGACGGCAAAGACACCGCGAAAAAAATGGAAGTCCTGCGCACCCTGGGCGTGCCTTACACCGACGAAGACATCGCCGGTGCCAGGGATGCCGTGAAGGGCAAGACCGAAATGGACGCGCTGGTGGCCTATCTGCAAGGCCTGGGCACCATCATCAAAAGCAAACGGTGA
- the ccoN gene encoding cytochrome-c oxidase, cbb3-type subunit I — protein sequence MSTAISPTAYNYKVVRQFAIMTVVWGILGMGLGVFIASQLVWPELNFDLPWTTFGRLRPLHTNLVIFAFGGCALFATSYYVVQRTCQTRLISDSLAAFTFWGWQAVIVGAIVTLPMGLTTTKEYAELEWPLAILLAIVWVTYGLVFFGTIVKRKTKHIYVGNWFYGAFIVVTAMLHIVNHMSLPVSLFKSYSAYSGATDAMIQWWYGHNAVGFFLTTGFLGMMYYFVPKQAERPIYSYRLSIVHFWALITLYIWAGPHHLHYTALPDWAQSLGMAMSIILLAPSWGGMINGMMTLSGAWHKLRTDPILRFLVVSLAFYGMSTFEGPMMAIKTVNSLSHYTDWTIGHVHAGALGWVAMISIGAIYHMIPKLFGRAQMHSTPLINAHFWLATIGTVLYIASMWVNGITQGLMWRAINDDGTLTYSFVEALQASHPGYIVRALGGAFFASGMLFMAYNVYRTVRASDPAEAEAAAKIAVVGAH from the coding sequence ATGAGCACAGCAATCAGTCCGACTGCTTATAACTATAAGGTAGTCCGCCAGTTCGCCATCATGACGGTGGTCTGGGGGATCCTTGGCATGGGGCTCGGTGTCTTCATCGCCTCGCAACTGGTCTGGCCGGAGTTGAACTTCGATCTGCCATGGACGACGTTTGGACGCCTGCGCCCGCTGCACACCAACCTGGTGATCTTCGCCTTCGGTGGTTGTGCATTGTTTGCCACTTCCTACTACGTCGTGCAGCGAACCTGCCAGACGCGACTGATCTCCGACAGCCTTGCGGCCTTCACCTTCTGGGGTTGGCAAGCGGTCATCGTCGGCGCGATCGTGACCTTGCCCATGGGTTTGACCACCACCAAGGAATACGCGGAACTGGAATGGCCCCTGGCTATTCTGCTGGCCATCGTCTGGGTGACCTACGGCCTGGTGTTCTTCGGCACCATCGTCAAGCGCAAGACCAAGCACATCTATGTCGGTAACTGGTTCTACGGTGCCTTCATCGTCGTGACGGCCATGCTGCACATCGTCAACCACATGTCGTTGCCGGTCAGCCTGTTCAAGTCGTACTCGGCCTACTCGGGCGCGACCGACGCGATGATCCAGTGGTGGTACGGCCACAACGCCGTGGGCTTCTTCCTGACCACCGGCTTCCTGGGGATGATGTACTACTTCGTGCCGAAACAGGCCGAGCGTCCGATCTACTCCTATCGCCTGTCCATCGTCCACTTCTGGGCGCTGATCACCCTGTACATCTGGGCCGGTCCCCACCACCTGCACTACACCGCACTGCCGGACTGGGCGCAGTCCCTGGGCATGGCGATGTCGATCATCCTGCTGGCGCCAAGCTGGGGCGGCATGATCAACGGCATGATGACCCTGTCGGGCGCCTGGCATAAGCTGCGCACCGACCCGATCCTGCGCTTTTTGGTGGTGTCCCTGGCGTTCTACGGCATGTCGACCTTCGAAGGCCCGATGATGGCCATCAAGACCGTCAACTCCCTGAGCCACTACACCGACTGGACCATCGGCCACGTCCACGCCGGCGCGCTCGGCTGGGTCGCGATGATTTCCATCGGCGCCATCTACCACATGATCCCGAAACTGTTCGGTCGTGCGCAGATGCACAGCACGCCGCTGATCAACGCGCACTTCTGGCTCGCGACCATCGGTACCGTGCTCTACATCGCCTCGATGTGGGTCAACGGCATCACCCAGGGCCTGATGTGGCGTGCGATCAACGACGACGGCACCCTGACCTACTCGTTCGTCGAAGCGCTGCAAGCCAGCCACCCTGGCTACATCGTCCGTGCCCTGGGCGGCGCGTTCTTCGCCAGCGGCATGCTGTTCATGGCCTACAACGTGTATCGCACCGTTCGTGCTTCTGACCCGGCTGAAGCTGAAGCCGCCGCCAAGATCGCCGTAGTTGGAGCTCACTGA
- the ccoP gene encoding cytochrome-c oxidase, cbb3-type subunit III, translated as MTTFWSTWICVLTLGSLIGLTWLLIGTRKGETKGSVDQTMGHSFDGIEEYDNPLPQWWFLLFAGTLVFSVGYLVLYPGLGNWKGILPGYDNGWTGVHEWEKEMARADARFGPIFAKFAAMPVEEVAKDPQALKMGGRLFASNCSVCHGSDAKGAFGFPNLVDTNWRWGGAADTIKTTIMGGRMAAMPAWGEMLGDAGVKNVAAYVRHELAGLPLPADHGADLQAGQQAFSTTCAACHGANGQGTEAMGAPNLTQPAGFIYGTSLAQLQQTIRHGRQGQMPAQSELLGNDKVQLLAAYVYSLSKGKEQFDGEPQASSVK; from the coding sequence ATGACCACCTTCTGGAGTACGTGGATCTGCGTACTGACCCTCGGCAGCCTGATCGGCCTGACCTGGCTGTTGATCGGCACCCGCAAGGGCGAGACCAAGGGCAGCGTCGACCAGACCATGGGCCACAGCTTCGACGGCATCGAGGAATACGACAACCCGCTGCCGCAATGGTGGTTCCTGCTGTTCGCCGGCACCCTGGTATTTTCCGTCGGCTACCTGGTGCTGTACCCGGGCCTGGGTAATTGGAAAGGCATCCTGCCCGGCTACGACAATGGCTGGACCGGCGTCCATGAATGGGAAAAGGAGATGGCCAGGGCCGACGCCAGGTTCGGACCGATCTTCGCCAAATTCGCGGCGATGCCCGTAGAAGAAGTCGCCAAGGACCCGCAGGCCTTGAAAATGGGTGGCCGCCTGTTCGCCTCCAACTGCTCGGTCTGCCACGGCTCGGACGCCAAGGGCGCCTTCGGCTTCCCGAACCTGGTCGACACCAACTGGCGCTGGGGCGGCGCGGCCGACACCATCAAGACCACCATCATGGGCGGTCGCATGGCGGCGATGCCGGCCTGGGGTGAAATGCTGGGAGATGCCGGGGTGAAGAACGTGGCGGCGTATGTACGCCATGAACTGGCCGGCCTGCCCCTGCCGGCCGACCACGGTGCCGACCTGCAAGCCGGCCAGCAGGCGTTCAGCACCACCTGCGCCGCTTGCCACGGCGCCAACGGCCAAGGCACCGAAGCCATGGGCGCGCCGAACCTGACGCAACCGGCCGGCTTCATCTACGGCACCAGCCTGGCGCAGTTGCAACAGACCATCCGCCATGGCCGCCAGGGCCAGATGCCGGCGCAGAGCGAACTGCTCGGCAACGATAAGGTGCAACTGCTCGCGGCTTACGTCTACAGCCTCTCGAAGGGGAAAGAGCAGTTTGACGGCGAGCCGCAAGCTTCAAGCGTCAAGTAA
- a CDS encoding cbb3-type cytochrome oxidase subunit 3, translated as MFFEMSTGMIRGLGTVVVFVAFIGLILWVFSSKRGPEFAQARLLPFADEPPADIVHPQDPATRSTRP; from the coding sequence ATGTTTTTTGAGATGAGCACTGGAATGATCCGCGGCCTGGGCACGGTCGTGGTGTTCGTAGCCTTCATCGGCCTGATCCTCTGGGTGTTCAGCAGCAAGCGCGGCCCGGAATTCGCCCAGGCGCGCCTGCTGCCGTTCGCCGACGAACCACCCGCCGACATCGTCCATCCCCAAGACCCTGCAACAAGGAGTACCCGGCCATGA
- the ccoO gene encoding cytochrome-c oxidase, cbb3-type subunit II gives MKHEAIEKNVGLLMLLMVLAVSIGGLTQIVPLFFQDVTNKPVDGMKPYTALQLEGRDIYIREGCVGCHSQMIRPFRAETERYGHYSVAGESVWDHPFLWGSKRTGPDLARVGARYSDDWHRAHLYNPRNVVPESKMPAYPWLVTQAVDSRHTEAKLRAMRTLGVPYSDDDIAGSVASLKGKTEMDALVAYLQVLGTAIKSKR, from the coding sequence ATGAAACACGAAGCAATCGAAAAAAACGTCGGCCTGCTGATGCTGCTGATGGTCCTGGCCGTGAGCATCGGCGGTCTGACCCAGATCGTGCCGTTGTTCTTCCAGGACGTGACCAACAAGCCGGTGGACGGCATGAAGCCCTACACCGCCCTGCAACTGGAAGGCCGCGACATCTACATCCGCGAAGGTTGCGTCGGCTGCCATTCGCAGATGATCCGCCCGTTCCGCGCCGAGACCGAGCGCTATGGCCACTACTCGGTGGCCGGCGAAAGCGTCTGGGACCACCCGTTCCTGTGGGGCTCCAAGCGCACCGGGCCGGACCTGGCCCGGGTCGGCGCACGCTACTCCGATGACTGGCACCGTGCGCACCTGTACAACCCGCGCAACGTGGTGCCCGAGTCGAAGATGCCGGCCTATCCATGGCTGGTGACCCAGGCGGTGGACAGCCGCCACACCGAGGCCAAGCTACGCGCCATGCGCACCCTCGGCGTGCCGTACAGCGACGACGACATTGCCGGCAGCGTGGCCTCGCTCAAGGGCAAGACCGAAATGGACGCCCTGGTGGCCTACCTGCAAGTGCTCGGCACTGCCATCAAGAGCAAGAGGTGA